The genomic region TTGGCGTGCGCCTGGGTTATGCGGAGTGATACTTGGGGCTGGGCCGCGAGTCTGGACGAACCGTCCGCGTCATTGGCCGCTTACGGAATGACGTTGATGAACGTGGTGTTGGTTGGCTGCACCCCGGAATCCAGGCGAACGCTGAGGAGGCCAGTTTGTCCGGCTGGCACCATGAAATTGATCTGGTAGCGTCCCACGGACCCCGGCACGAGGTTGGCTGAGCGCACCTCAGAGGTGGCATTGCCCACGCGAACAACTGGATTGATCGTAGTCCGCGCGACAGGGAAAGATGGCGCGCCCTGTCCGGCGGGCACCGCGGGGGATACGGAACCAAGGCCGTAGGAGTACAGAACCAGTTCCTCGCCGACGCGCGCTGGAGCCGTTTCGCTCACTCGCAATCCGTTGCCGTGGGTAACCGCCTCGGTGCTGGCGCCTACGATACCGGGGTTGGTATCGGCTCGTGCCACGCGCATGGTTGCCTCGCCGTCATTCGTGCGAACCGTGATCTGAGTGAATGGCCCGGTCAGCCCGTAGGGAATCTGGAAATCCAGCCGAGTGGGGGAGACGGAGAACAGCGGTGCGGGAACGTCATTCACCAGAATCGTAGTGCCTGCCATCCCCGTCGGCAGGGGCAGGGAGTTGCCCACGGCGGCGGAAGTGGAAGCCATGTTGGCTCCCAGCAAGGAACTGATCATTCCCGGCGTGGCCGGAGCAACTTCACCGCTGGCCGCATTAGTGAGCAGCGCGGATCGCGGCGCGCTCAACGCAGGTTGATTGGTGGAGATGGCGAATACTCCACGGCCATGCGTGGCCGCGGCGATCAGCCCGGTGGCGGGATTCTGCGCTAGGCCCAGCACCACCACGTTGGGCAGCCCGTCGCGCATCGCCGACCATGTGCCATCCTCCAAGCGGACAAATACGCCGATGTCCGTGCCCACGTAGATAGTTGACGGATTAACGGCGTCGAGCATCACCGCATTGACGGGAATGTCGGGCAGGTTGGCGCTGATGTCCACCCAGGTCTCGCCGAAATTCTCGGTGCGAAATACATGGCCGGTCCCAAATCCGGAGAGCGTCGCGACGGCGCGGCCCGGATAAACGGGTTCAATGGCGATGGAGGTTACGAAGCGATTGGGCAGAGCGGCGGTGGCGCGCCAGTTTGCTCCGTTGTCGAGCGTTACCATCACGCGGGCGTTGCTGGTGCCTGCAAACAATACTCGGGAGTCGGTGGGCGCCACGGCCAGCGCACTGATGGTGGCCGTGGCGCCGCCCGTCAGATCGCTGGACAGCGGTGTCCAGGAGTCGCCGCGATTGGTACTCCGCCAGATGCGTTGCGTGGCAAAGTAGAGAGTGGACGACTGCGAGGGGTCAGCCAAAAACGGTGGATAAAACTGAACGCGATCTGATCCGTCTAATCCTTCCGCAATCAACTGGAAGGTCTTGCCTCCATCAACCGAGCGGCGCAGCGAGTGCCGCCGAGCCACGGTGAAGATAGTCTGCGGATTCTCCCGATCATAGAACACCGCGCCGGAGTCGCCGGGCCGGCCCTGTTCCCATAACATCGAGCCAGCGTAGAGCGCCGTGCCGTTATCCTGCGTGCCTCCGACCGCCAGACTTGGATTGGTGGGATGCAGTGCGACGGATTGGAATAGTCCAGCGCCCAGGGTCTGATTGACGCTGAGGAAACTGCGCCCGGAGTCGGACGTGCGCCACACGCCGCTGTCGCCGATCAGATAGAATGTGGCCGGGTCGGAAGGGTCGAACACGATGTCGCGCGGGTCTTCATGCAACCGCGCCGGCGTGCTGACATCTTCCCAAGTCGCCCCGAAATCCGCCGACCGCCACAGCTTGATGCCTCCGACATAGACCACTCCAGGCGTGCGCGGGTCGGTGCGGACCAACGCGTTAAAGAGTCCCTGACCTTGGCCGTCCTCGCTGAACAGGTCGGCGGGAAGGTTGCCGATCTGACTCCAGTTGGTTCCGCCATTAACCGAGCGGAACAGGCCCTGGAGGTTATAATCGGTGGCTCGGACAATCAGCGCAAATAAGATATTGGGATCGGACGGAGCAATGGTCAGCGATATACGGCCCATGCTTCCGGATTCAGCCAGTCCATTGACAAGGCGCGTCCATGTCTCGCCGCCATCGGTGGAGCGGAAGATGCCGTTGTCCGGTCCGCCGTTGAAATTGCCCACGGCGGCATAGGCGATGTTGCTGTCCAGCGGATGGATGGCCAGGTCGGTGATGGCGCCGCGCAGCACCACGCGCCAAGTCAGTCCATTGTCGGAGGTCTTCCACAGCGCCGTGGAACGACCGATGAAGATCGTTCCCTGGCGACGACTATCAAACTTAATCAACGAGGTGGGTGAAGTAAGAAATGCTTCCGGGTTGACGCGGTTCCAACTTATGCCACCGTCGCCGGAGCGGTAAACACCCGCGCCATAATAGCAGTCGCGGCAAAAGTTTAACTCGCCGGTTCCGTACCAAACTTCGCTGGTAAATGGATCGACGCCCACCGCGCCGGAGGCGAGTGACGGCAGATTGTCCGTGAGCGGTGTCCAACGTCCGCCGCGATTGACTGATTTCCATACACCGCCGCCCGCCGCCGCGACATAAAGAGTCGAGGGATTGCGCGGGTCGATGGCCAGACTGTTGATGCGACCGCTGACGGTGTCATCGAGCGAAGAGTTGATCGCGCTCGGGCCCATCTCAAACCAGCGGCCATTGGTGATGGCAGGCACCGAGCCGTCTTCCAAAGATGACGTGCCGCCGCCAATGGTGGCGTTGCTCAGGGCGCTAACGCTGAACCCATCCATGCCGGCCTTACGAATCCCGGTTGCCGCCTTGTCTCGCTGGCTGATGGCGCGCACCAGTGCGTCATTGGGAATATAGCCCAGCCCGTACATGCGCTGGCCGTAGAACCATTGTTCCCACTGCTCTGGAATTTGATACTGTGCGCGGAGGGGTAGGGCGCAGGCGGACAGGAGGAATATCGTCAGAGTAAAGCCGGCTCCCGCAGGCATCAAACGTCCGAGATGGCACCAAATTCGCATCGATACCCATTACCCCCCGCCGGATGGTATAGCCCAGCGGAACCTATAGAAACACTTCGGCTCGGATACAAGTTGATTACTTTTAGGGACTAACTACGGGGGACGCCGGGGGCGCTCTCCGTTGCTCAATGCGGATAAGAGAATGCTAGCAGTTTTCCAAAATGGGAACAAGACAATTCTGCGTATGGTCAATTTTTGACAAGGGTTTGCAGGTCAGTCAACGAGTTGGTTGTGCCTTTCGTCCGCACGATGCCTTCTTTATCTATGAGCAGTCCGTAAGGCGTGCCGGGAATCCCATAGGTTTCAAATAGTTCGGGGGCCACCGCCAGCGGAAGCGGCGCGCCGCCGCCCAGCTTCTGCGCGTAAGTCCGCGCCTCGCCGTCGGGCGGCTGGTCATGAACGACCAACAGAAGGTTATAGTCCGGGCTTAGGGACGCCGTGAACGGAGCCACGTCGGGAGCCAATTTTCGCACCACGGACATTTCGGCGAAGTGAAAATCAGAACCAGGTGGCGCGGGGACGGTTCGCCCAGAGCGTGCTTTACGCCCTCGATATCCACCACCTCGCGCCGGGGCGCGGGCTTGCCCAGCGGAAGCCCGTCGGGCGGAACTCGGTCCATCAGCAGACCCATGTAGCGGAAAAACGACAAGATTAGCAGCGTCTGAACAATGACGACAATCCATAAGGCGATGTTCGATGCCAGTAGATAAGCTTCCATGGTCCTATGGGGTTTTGATGCGACTCACCATCCGCAGCAATCTGGCCCGCACGTTCAGCAGCTCTTGCACGGCCAGGGGAAAGCACAGCAGTATAGACGGCTGCCAGGATGGTCAGCGACGCGGAGGCAGGATTCCCCCAGCTCAACGCAGGGTTAGCCCGCAGCGCAACGATTCCAATCAGCAGGGAAACGGCCAGCATCAGGGTGTTATGGGCAACATGGCCCCAGCCGATCCGCACCGTTCGCCGGCCGAAGCATTGGCAGTCCAGATTGCGATGCCCGCGCAGCAGGTTTACGACCAGCGCAACAATGAAGGCGGCCAGCAGACTACCCAGCAGAAACGCGCCAAGCCAAACATAGATGCCCGCCAGCAGCAGGACGCCGCCAGCCAGCTCCAGTTACACTACGGCCCAGGCCACGGCTGGCGCCAAGCGAGTCGGGACGATCTGAAAACTGTCCACGGCGCTCTGGAAGGCGCGGCGATCCCAGGCTTTGGAAAGGCCCGCCACAATAAACAGAAGCCCCAGGATGATACGCAAGTAAAGGTATGCGACCGTCATTCCCATGTCTTAAATAGTCCGGCATCAAGCCAAGCCAATCCTGTGCGCCGGTTGGCGCATGGTGACTGCCACGGCAATTCCAACAGTGCCGCGCGCGTGAGCAAGTGGAGGTTGGGCGTTAGCGCGGCCCCCCCGCTCGCTCACGCGCGCGGCTCGGACTGAAGCGAAGCGCTGCCTGGGTGCACACACCACCTTACACACGCTCCGCCGCTTCGGGATGCTAAACGGACATACTACTCAGGGCGGTACTCACATTTGTCGAGATAGTTCGGATCCCCTGCATTAACACAACGCTTACTCTGTCCGCCTTTGCCGGATCTGCACACGTCTCCCTCATTTTTACCTTTACACGGCCCAGCACTATCTACGCCGCAGAAATGATCACAAGCCGCCGCGCGTTTGGGAAGCAGAAGGACAGCGGCCGCTGCCGCCGCCCCCATCCCCATCTTGCCCACCAACCGCATGAACGAGCGCCGATCTACAGCATTCGCCAATCTCCGCATCAACTGTTCCATTCGGTTTGCTCTTTATTGACGTGAAATATACGCAGCATAAACTCCCGCCGCGAATGGGTACAGAGGCAATCTAGTCCCGCAAAGGAGAGGGTCAATCCGAATATCCAAATATTACGCAGGATTGGTCCTATACGTACTAGGACTGGCGAGGATCACGCGACACGGCGGCGCCCGCCGCTCTTCATGCGCTTAGGAGGCCAGTTTCTTTGCGGCGTCCAGCGCGGCGTCGAAGTTGACCTGCTCGCTCACTTCCTTCACGTATTCGACATAACGGACCGTATCGTCCTTGTCGAGTACGAATACGGTGCGTGCTTCGAGCAGAATTTCCTGAATCAGCACGCCGTAGGCCGTGCCGAAATTGCGGTCGCGATAGTCGGAGAGCGTGCGGACTTTATCCACGCCCGCCGCGCCGCACCAGCGCTTCTGCGCCATGGGCAGGTCCACGCTGACGGTGAGAATCTCGACACCCGGCAGCTTCGCTGCTTCCTCATTGAAGCGCCGTGTCTCGGTGTCGCACACCGGCGTGTCCAGCGAGGGCACCACGGCGATGATGCGCACCTTGCCCGTGGTGTCCGCCAGCGTAACCGGCTTCATGTCATTGCCGGTCAGCGTAAAATTCGGGGCCTTGTCTCCCACCTTGATCTCCGGGCCAACCAGAGTCATTGCGTTGCCACGCAGCGTAACCGCACCTTTACGTTCCATATTAAGTTGCTCCTCCTGTGATGAACTGTTTCGCCTGATTAACCTGCCAGTATAGCCGCTCGAATCCATACTTGAAAGTACAATTAGGTCATGTCAGCCCCGCCATGCCGCCATGCCTATCGTGAACGGCAGAGCCCCATCAGCAACGCGATGCGCCCCCCCCGCCCGAATGCACGTCCGGATTCTGCCGAGAACGTGCCTTATCTCCAAGCTAGCGGCTGAGGAAGCTTGCTCCCTTAACCCCCAATATGGCTCATTGCCTTTGCACAATTGGCTGTATATACTCTCACCATCCCCTCAGTACAGTGAATGGTCTGCAGGAGGCGGGATCATGAGAAACACTCTGGCGCTGGCAGCGCTTCTGCTGATCGCATCCCTAACTCCGCAGTCTTGTCTGAACGCGGCAGAGCCGAAGTGGAGACGACTCACTACCGCCAACTTTGAGTTACTGACTACCGAGGGCGACCGCCGCGCGCGGGCCGCGCTGCTACATTTCGAGCAGGTGCGCAGTTTCTTCCTGAAAGTAGGCATCAAGGAGCCGGTCTCGGAGAGCAAGACGCTCATTGTGGCCTTCCAGTCGGAAAAGGAGTTCAAGCCTTACCGGCCCACGGAGTCCGCAGCGGCATACTATCAACGCGGTTATGACCGCGACTATATCGTGATGCAGGAGCTCAGTCCCGATTTCCTGTCCGGAGCCACGCACGAGTACGTGCATCTGCTGGTGCAGCACTCCGGAATGCGATTGCCGGCATGGTTGAATGAAGGCTTGGCGGATTTCTACTCCACCATGACGCCGGTAGGGAAGAAAGTAAAAGTGGGTGAGATTATCCCCGGCCGCATATATTCCTTCCGCGAGAGCAAGATGCTGGATTTGCCCACGCTATTTACCGTGGACCACGATTCGCCCTATTACAACGAGCGTGACCGCACCCAGATTTTCTACGCGCAAAGCTGGGCACTGACACACATGCTGATGCTGTCGGAAACCTATCGACCGAAGTACGGCGAGTGGATGAGCGCGTTGGTCGCCGGCAAGTCCCATGAAGAAGCGTTTCAATCCGCCTACGGCCAGACCCTGGCTACGGTTGAGAAGAGCCTGAACTCTTATTTTCGAGCGGCAACGTACAACTACGCACTCTTTGACACGCAACTGGAGAAGTCCGCCGAGGAGCCTGCGATCGAAATCGTCAGCGCCTTGGAGTCAGGACTGGCTCTGGCCTCCATCATGGGTGCGGGACCCAAGGCCGATGAGGCCCGGGAGTTGCTGGTGGGCCTCGAGAAAAAATTTCCAGATGATCATCGCATTCCGGCTGCGCTGGGCTACCTGGCATTGCGGGAGCATCCTAATCCGGATGAGGCCATGGCGCGCGAGCAGTTCGCCAAGGCCATCGCCATGAACAGCCCCGAGGTGCGGCTGCTGGTGGATTACGCGCGGCTGCTGGAAAATGAAACGCGGGCCGATGGAGAAGGCGGGCTGCGGGAACGCGGCGCGGCCCGGGATAGCCGCTCGATGCCGGTGCTGCTAAGGGCGCTGGAAATGCGCCCCACGCAGTACGAGGTCTGCTATGACCTGGCCCGGATGCTGTTCAACGAAAATGCCTTCGCGCAAGCGATTATCGCGCTGCAGCCGCTAAAGTCGCTCACCCGTGAGCAGGGGCGGCAAATCTTTCGTCTGCTGGCCTACCTGTACCTGCAGGTGAAACAGCCCACCGACGCCAAGTCCGCCGCAGAGAGGTTGCGCGGCATTTCCCAAACTCCTGAAGAGATTGCCGAGGCCTAAAGTGTCGTCGAGTTTGTCGCCAATCCGGGATGCCCCGGATGGCCCGCAACCAGCCAAGCAACGATCCGCTCAATGATTCGGAGCAGGGGGACGCAGTCGAGACTGGATACTCCGATTCGTCTGAGGAGCTTCCTCGTCTACGCCGCCGGGAGCCGATGGTTGCGGGGTATGTGGAGCAGGTTGCCCCGCAGGAACCGACTGAAAGCGCCGAAGGGGAATTGCAGAACTTCGAATGCATGGACGGCAAGGTGCGGCTAACCATGCTGGCGGGCGGGAAAAAACTGTCGCTGATGCTGGTGGACCCCGAGAACGTCCACATCCGTGGAACGGGTACCGCTACGCTTGACTTAACCTGCGGACCGCAGAACCCGGTGCCGGTGAAGATCGAGTATGTCCCGGAGCCGGACGCCAAGCTAGGCACGGCCGGGGTGATCAAGGCGATTATCTTTACGGGAAAGCCGGCGCTGTAAGCTAGAGCTGCTTCAGCAACTCCTGCGCCTTGGCGGCGAATTCACTTTGGGGAAACTCGGAGACCACCGCGCCGAGGCTCTTCCTCGCTTTGTCCTTCTTTTCGTCCAGCGCGTAGCCCTGGCCTGCGCCCAGCAGATACGTCGCGCGATTGGCGCTCTTGGAGAAATCCTTTAAGCACTTCTCGAATGTCGCGGCGGCGGTCTTGCCGTCCATTAATTCCAGAGCGTTCTTGCCGATGGCGAACATCGCGGTTTCGCGCTTCGCGGCATCTTTCTTTAGATTATTCTGCTTGAGGGCGCGGGTGTAGAAGTCGTTGCTGGATTCATAGAAGCCGGTCTGGCGCATCTCGACGGCCATGGCCACCAGGCCGTCGGCGCTATTGTTGTCTTCCTGAAGACCGCGATCGAGACGGTTGATCTCCGCCACATCTTTGGGCAGAGCTTTCAGCACCATGATGAGATTTTCTTTCTCCAGAATGCCGCGATGATAGAACAGCTTGGTGCCGTAGGAGTTGGTGAACAGCATAAAGGGCAGCGCGGGGATGCTGTATTTACGCGCCAACTCCTGCTGCATGTCGAAATGAATCTTCACGCTAACGACATGCTCATTGATCGCTGCGATCACTTCCGGGTCGGGATAGACGTCGGCGTCCATCACTTTGCAGGCCGTGCACCAGTCGGCCCAGAAATCCACCATCATGATCTTGTTCTCTTTGAGGGCGGTCTCGCTGGCCTTCTCGATGTCATTGAACCAGTAGATGCCGCCCGGCTCTTCGGCGCGCAGCAGGTTGCCGGATGCAGCAGCAAACAGGATGGCCAGCGTCAGTGTAATTTTTGTGCGCAGGATGGATTTCAGCATGACGTTTCCTCTAATTGATTTCTTATTGCTGCTCGCTCGGTGAGGTGGCGGCGGGTGTGGCAGAAGATACGCCGGACTGCTTCAATCCGTCGATGCCTTCCAGTAATTTATTGCGTGCCTGGAGAATAGTTCGGCCCAGCGTTATGCGCGGACCAGGCTCGGCTTCCAGTTTAATCTCCGGCCACTCCGCGTCCGGCCCGTAAAGATAAAACGCGTCCCACTGAATTGGCCCCTTGGGCGGCAACTCCTGGACCACTTCCTTGAACCACTTGCCGGTCTCTTTTTTGCTGTCCCAATAGTGCGACACGCGCTTGTCCGGCAGTATCTTCCGTGCGGTGGGAAACGCCTCCGGGGTGTCGCTCTTAATCATCGAGTACCAGATCGTATAGACCTTGAGATTCAGATCAGGATTCTTCTTGAGCACATAGTCCTGTATCCACTGGGCACCGCCCAGGCAACCCATTCAGGTGGGCGAGACCAGCACCACCAGCCGCGGCACGCCCTTGTCCTTGTTGAACTGCTCGCGGACATCCTCGAGCACGCCGGCCTGCGCGCTGGCGATCACCGCGGGAGCGATGCTCATGGCCAGCAGCAGAATCAACGGGAGAAGAAAGTCCTGGGTTCGGCGGGTCGTCGAATGCACGGTCATTCCCTTTACGCCATTTGCTGTAGAGCGAGTTTGCCTGGGTAGCCACGGTCAGTGTTTTTCTGGTCGTGGGGTTTCCGCTGTGGTTCACAATCCCACGGCGAGAAAGGCGCTCACCGTGGCTGCCAGCGCTTCCTGTACCCATCCATAAAGATGGTCCAGAACACCGGCTGGCGGCCTACTTGGTCGTCTTTAACCCTTCGGTCTTGGCGGTTTCCAGATTGTCGAGATTTCTGCCGTAGAGCAGATTGTTCATCTGCTCATTCCAGCCGATGGCGAACCAGGCCTTCAGCAACTCCAACTGTTTGGGCGTAAGCTTCACCGCGGCGTCCTGAAACAACTGTAGCGTGGCCACATCCACCGCCTTGTTGTACTTGCGCGCCCAGACGGTCCACTCTTCGGCGTCTGCTCCCTTCAGGCCCAGGATCGCGGCGGTGCCGTGCGTACACACCTGTCCGGTCTTCATCGTGGGGCAGAAGATGGATTCCTTGCCGTCGGCGCGGCTGGTTTCCTTGGCCGCCTCGCTCTTGCTTTCCTTGCTTTGCTCGCTGAACAGGTCCTGCCCAAACGCGGACGTCCCGAACGCGAAGGCAAGCAACGCGACCATTGGCACAAAATTCAAGCTGGTCCGAATCATTTGGTCCTCCTGCGGGTATTGAAATCGCAAAATTGCATATAAGTAGTGGGAGGGTCGGCCCCCGCCATCCCTCCCACATTCTGGGTCGAGTCTAGCATCAAACAGTTCCAAACTCACCCAAACTCGCCTAGTTCAAAATCCGTGACAGTGCCGCGACCGTCAGGGAGCGGGGGTTTGCCAGCATGGAAACCAACCCCCGCTCCCTGACGGTCGCGGCACTGTCACGCAACCAGCCTAGAACTGGAACCGCACTCCCAACTGCACCTGAAACGGCGTCGTCCGCAGCGTGCTGCTGGTGATGTAAGCATTGGTGGCCACATCACGGACGCGCCCGAAGTTGGCGTTCGTGGCGGACACATCCAGGCTGTTGCCGTAAACCTGCTGGGCGGCGCTGATCTCGACGTTATCGAAATCGAGCAGGTTGAAGAACTCTGTCGAGAACGAAAGCGTGCCACGCTCGTTGGGCAGCGTGAACGACTTCTGCACGCGCAGGCTGGTGTCGGCAAATCCGCTGTTGCGGAACGTGTAGCGCGGGATCGGATTACCGTTCTGCAGCGGGCGATCATTATTGTTGCCGTCCCGGTTTGAATCCACGCCGGTGCGCGGGCTGTAGGGACGTCCGGTGTTGAAGCGATTGACGGTGGAAAGCTCGATGCCCTTCGGCAGGAAGAACACTGCGCTCGAAGCAAACTGATGGCGCTGATCAATCTGCGTCCAGCTATATTCGTTGTTCAGGTCGAAGGCGTTCTCATAGAAGGGAGCGCTGACG from Acidobacteriota bacterium harbors:
- a CDS encoding DUF255 domain-containing protein translates to MLKSILRTKITLTLAILFAAASGNLLRAEEPGGIYWFNDIEKASETALKENKIMMVDFWADWCTACKVMDADVYPDPEVIAAINEHVVSVKIHFDMQQELARKYSIPALPFMLFTNSYGTKLFYHRGILEKENLIMVLKALPKDVAEINRLDRGLQEDNNSADGLVAMAVEMRQTGFYESSNDFYTRALKQNNLKKDAAKRETAMFAIGKNALELMDGKTAAATFEKCLKDFSKSANRATYLLGAGQGYALDEKKDKARKSLGAVVSEFPQSEFAAKAQELLKQL
- a CDS encoding thiol peroxidase; amino-acid sequence: MERKGAVTLRGNAMTLVGPEIKVGDKAPNFTLTGNDMKPVTLADTTGKVRIIAVVPSLDTPVCDTETRRFNEEAAKLPGVEILTVSVDLPMAQKRWCGAAGVDKVRTLSDYRDRNFGTAYGVLIQEILLEARTVFVLDKDDTVRYVEYVKEVSEQVNFDAALDAAKKLAS